A region of Deltaproteobacteria bacterium DNA encodes the following proteins:
- a CDS encoding AAA family ATPase yields the protein MRSASSVRFGCFRLDLANECLWRDGDSIALTPKAFAVLALLADHPDQLVTKNELLDRVWPNTFVSEAVLKVIISELRKVLGDDAREPRFIATAHRRGYRFVATVEADSSAPLATTPTPSSLRLVGRDDEMKRLNETYARACGGERQMVFITGEGGIGKSALVDAFEATLPSAGVQRVRGQCLEHHGSGEAYLPILEAVAQLCRGEQGPNVIELLRRHAPSWLAQLPWLLDEKDRVTAPGYIATNSRESMQREMADALEVYTTAQPLVLILEDLHWSDASTVDLLSRVAHRRAPARLLIVATFRPVDLILSQHPLKALKQRLDQQHLCTELRLPYLGAADVGRYIEVRLPGRAVPDGLVDTIVERTGGNALFVVNLVDDLLARGWLVADAQALRLSVPLERIHAEVPEGVRQMIDAQIDRLPAPHAAQFEAASVVGEEFSTAAVAAAVGQPLAEVERFCELLQQQSPYLHTLGVTTVDTGEVCGRYRFSHALYRDVFYQRIGGSRRVVLHRRIGDWLEAQHGSPAELARHFVAAVDSGCADKAVNYSRRAAERAVELFAYAEAAGHYQTALDVLASADAGASHREEACRLRIALGESLERNGTVALAGEAFTRAAELAREIDSSELFAKAALGRGRGHHPVSAVDPDLVALLEEALQRIGPQPGALRACLLARLDTALSPIPGAHERREPMAREALAYARQSDDPETLLLVLQYTRWAFNGRESPEELRESAERLGRLAAAVPNSEQALQFLLLRLTQLHELGDTATASANLTRLRESADAAGIVWFQWFAQRLVAYRALEEGRFADAERCMEEALTLGQRSDHPNVLPVYGAQRICLHLQRGWFAEIEPQLTAMSKRRPEQFTTRAALAYARAQLGDAAGARREFEALVADDFAHIPRDSLWLMVLARLTEVCVELRDAPRASTLHELFAPYAERVIGAGAGFASVGHGSRYLALLAHTCGRWDEAAAQFARAIEIHERMGAQPWLAQGLYEYGRLLREQPLKGTARAAARRRAATLLSRAHELAAQLDMRGLDAALRRLNA from the coding sequence GTGCGGTCGGCCAGCAGCGTGCGCTTCGGATGCTTTCGTCTCGATCTTGCCAATGAGTGCTTGTGGCGGGACGGGGACTCGATCGCGTTGACGCCCAAAGCCTTCGCGGTCTTGGCGCTCCTCGCGGATCATCCGGATCAGTTGGTCACCAAGAACGAGCTGCTCGATCGTGTGTGGCCGAACACGTTCGTGTCGGAAGCGGTGCTCAAGGTCATCATCTCTGAGCTCAGGAAAGTTCTCGGTGATGACGCGAGAGAGCCGCGCTTCATCGCGACGGCGCACCGGCGCGGCTATCGCTTCGTCGCCACGGTCGAGGCGGACTCATCCGCGCCGCTCGCAACGACGCCGACACCTTCGTCGCTGCGTCTAGTCGGGCGCGATGACGAGATGAAGCGTCTCAACGAGACGTACGCGCGCGCCTGCGGCGGCGAACGGCAGATGGTATTCATCACCGGCGAAGGCGGGATCGGCAAAAGCGCGCTCGTGGATGCGTTTGAGGCGACGCTGCCGAGCGCGGGTGTGCAGCGGGTGCGCGGCCAATGCCTCGAACATCACGGCAGCGGCGAAGCGTACTTGCCGATTCTCGAAGCTGTGGCGCAACTCTGCCGCGGGGAACAGGGTCCCAACGTCATCGAGTTGCTACGGCGCCACGCGCCGAGTTGGTTGGCACAACTGCCCTGGTTGCTCGACGAGAAGGATCGCGTGACCGCGCCGGGCTACATCGCCACGAACTCGCGCGAAAGTATGCAGCGCGAAATGGCGGACGCGCTGGAAGTCTACACCACGGCGCAGCCGCTGGTATTGATTCTGGAGGACCTGCACTGGAGCGACGCGTCGACAGTCGATCTGCTGTCGCGCGTCGCGCACCGGCGCGCGCCCGCTCGGCTGCTCATCGTGGCGACGTTCCGGCCCGTCGATCTCATCCTCAGCCAGCATCCGTTGAAAGCGCTCAAGCAACGACTCGACCAGCAACACCTGTGCACGGAACTGCGCTTGCCCTATCTGGGCGCGGCCGACGTGGGACGCTACATCGAAGTGCGCCTGCCGGGTCGCGCCGTTCCGGATGGGCTCGTGGACACCATTGTCGAGCGCACCGGCGGCAACGCGCTCTTCGTCGTCAATCTGGTGGACGACCTTCTCGCGCGAGGCTGGTTGGTTGCCGATGCGCAGGCGCTGCGCTTGAGCGTGCCGCTGGAACGCATCCACGCCGAGGTGCCTGAGGGTGTGCGGCAGATGATCGATGCGCAGATCGATCGTCTACCGGCACCCCACGCGGCGCAATTCGAAGCCGCCAGCGTCGTGGGCGAGGAGTTCTCGACGGCTGCCGTCGCCGCGGCGGTCGGGCAACCGTTGGCAGAGGTCGAGCGGTTCTGCGAACTGCTGCAGCAGCAGTCGCCGTACCTGCACACGCTCGGCGTCACCACCGTCGACACGGGAGAGGTGTGCGGACGGTATCGCTTTTCGCACGCGCTGTACCGCGACGTATTCTACCAGCGCATTGGCGGCTCACGTCGCGTCGTGTTGCACCGGCGGATCGGCGACTGGCTCGAAGCGCAGCATGGAAGCCCCGCGGAACTGGCGCGGCACTTCGTCGCAGCAGTCGACTCCGGCTGCGCTGATAAGGCGGTGAACTACTCGCGCCGCGCGGCCGAGCGTGCGGTCGAGTTGTTCGCCTATGCGGAGGCGGCCGGTCACTACCAGACGGCGCTGGATGTTCTCGCGTCGGCCGATGCCGGCGCATCTCATCGCGAGGAAGCCTGTCGCCTGCGCATCGCGCTCGGCGAAAGCCTCGAGCGCAACGGCACCGTCGCGCTCGCCGGGGAGGCTTTCACGCGCGCGGCCGAGTTGGCGCGCGAGATCGATTCGTCCGAGTTGTTCGCCAAAGCGGCGCTGGGTCGCGGGCGCGGTCATCATCCCGTCAGCGCCGTGGACCCCGATCTCGTCGCGCTGCTTGAAGAGGCGCTGCAGCGCATCGGACCGCAGCCCGGCGCCCTGCGCGCCTGCTTGCTGGCCCGGCTCGACACAGCCTTGTCGCCGATCCCCGGTGCGCATGAACGGCGCGAGCCGATGGCGCGCGAGGCCTTGGCCTATGCGCGTCAGAGCGACGATCCGGAAACACTGTTGTTGGTGCTCCAGTACACGCGCTGGGCTTTCAACGGGCGCGAGTCGCCGGAAGAATTGCGCGAGTCGGCTGAGCGCTTGGGCCGACTCGCGGCAGCGGTGCCGAATAGCGAGCAGGCGCTCCAGTTCTTGCTGCTGCGCCTCACCCAACTCCATGAGCTCGGCGATACTGCCACTGCTTCCGCCAACCTCACGCGCCTCCGCGAATCAGCCGACGCCGCGGGGATCGTGTGGTTTCAGTGGTTCGCGCAGCGCCTGGTCGCGTATCGCGCACTGGAAGAAGGGCGCTTCGCCGACGCCGAGCGGTGTATGGAGGAAGCGCTGACCCTCGGCCAGCGGAGCGATCATCCCAACGTGCTGCCGGTCTACGGGGCGCAACGCATCTGCCTGCACTTGCAACGCGGCTGGTTCGCCGAGATCGAGCCGCAGTTGACGGCGATGAGCAAGCGCCGGCCCGAGCAGTTCACGACGCGCGCCGCGCTGGCGTACGCACGCGCGCAACTCGGCGACGCGGCGGGAGCGCGGCGCGAGTTCGAAGCATTGGTCGCCGATGACTTCGCCCACATTCCGCGCGACTCATTGTGGCTGATGGTGCTCGCTCGTCTAACAGAAGTGTGCGTCGAACTCCGTGACGCACCGCGCGCCAGCACGTTGCACGAACTCTTCGCACCATACGCCGAGCGCGTGATCGGCGCCGGCGCGGGCTTCGCTTCGGTCGGGCACGGCAGCCGCTACCTGGCGCTGCTGGCGCACACCTGCGGCCGCTGGGATGAAGCGGCGGCGCAGTTCGCGCGCGCCATCGAAATACACGAGCGCATGGGCGCACAGCCGTGGCTCGCGCAAGGCCTGTACGAGTACGGCCGCCTGCTGCGCGAACAGCCTCTCAAGGGTACGGCGCGCGCCGCGGCGCGGCGGCGCGCCGCAACGCTGTTGAGCCGCGCCCACGAGCTGGCAGCGCAGCTCGACATGCGCGGGCTTGACGCCGCCCTGCGGCGGCTCAACGCGTGA
- a CDS encoding SAM-dependent methyltransferase, with protein sequence MKIELQPIGFVRAARDQAEDDYWGGVESAIVLTDTFDPDCLLGIDEFSHAEVVFYFDRVDEQKVTRDARHPRNNPNWPRVGIFAQRGKNRPNRIGTTIVRILRRDGRTLHVAELDAIEGTPVLDIKPVMQEFLPREPVRQPEWSRALMEKYWASASD encoded by the coding sequence ATGAAGATCGAGCTACAACCAATCGGATTTGTCCGCGCGGCGCGCGATCAGGCGGAGGACGACTACTGGGGCGGGGTTGAATCGGCGATCGTGCTCACCGACACCTTCGATCCCGACTGCCTCCTGGGGATCGACGAGTTCTCGCACGCGGAGGTCGTATTCTATTTCGACCGGGTCGACGAGCAGAAGGTCACCCGCGACGCCAGGCATCCACGCAACAATCCGAACTGGCCACGCGTCGGCATCTTCGCCCAGCGCGGTAAGAACCGTCCCAACCGGATCGGCACGACCATCGTCCGAATCCTGCGCCGCGACGGTCGCACGTTGCATGTCGCTGAACTGGATGCCATCGAAGGCACTCCCGTGCTCGACATCAAGCCGGTGATGCAGGAGTTTCTCCCTCGCGAACCGGTGCGTCAGCCGGAGTGGTCGCGGGCGTTGATGGAAAAGTACTGGGCGAGCGCGAGTGACTGA
- a CDS encoding response regulator → MPVADPERMRAAYDEESHAISERAVRTVCLFGVPLVLGFALFDYIRHPEIFWLSLILRIGTAAIMLAIVGLLETRFGRSRAPLLALICVTAAGVLMYVMQVLTGGEASQYSAGLSMIPLTVALIMPWHPAWTAVMCAGVLAVYALGVLATGTGLANQAFLDNISTVAAASGIAIATTAMRGWQRWREFQLRWTLAEAHDALREGEVKYKVALAAAEAANRAKSEFLANMSHEIRTPMNGIIGMTELALQTTLNAEQREYVQVARDSADTLLHVINDILDFSKIEARRLELSAVAFNLHDTLVSALRPFEVRARAKGLELICSVSPDVADALVGDSLRLRQVVVNLVSNAIKFTQRGRIVIGVDAEPNATASIRLHFTVADTGIGIEPDQQHTIFAAFAQADGSITRRYGGTGLGLAISSQLVELMGGRIWVESEVGKGSTFHFTAVMGIQLAGSATDATAVPTGGTPLAPIRTGLRFLLAEDNAVNQKLAVRLLEKRGHTVVVADNGRSAVDAYLREPFDAVLMDVQMPEMDGLEATAEIRRHETALRRPHIPIIAMTAHAMKGDAERCLAAGMDEYVTKPIDTKKLFETIAVLVSPCAPKAAVELARAAALDSHSPVLANTG, encoded by the coding sequence GTGCCTGTCGCCGATCCCGAGCGAATGCGGGCGGCTTACGACGAGGAGAGCCACGCGATCAGCGAGCGTGCGGTGCGCACGGTTTGCCTCTTCGGCGTGCCGCTGGTCCTGGGGTTCGCCCTGTTCGACTACATCCGTCATCCAGAGATCTTCTGGTTGTCGTTGATCCTGCGCATTGGCACTGCGGCGATCATGCTGGCGATTGTCGGCTTGCTGGAGACGCGTTTCGGGCGCAGCCGGGCACCGTTGCTCGCCTTGATATGCGTCACGGCGGCGGGAGTGCTGATGTACGTGATGCAGGTACTCACCGGCGGCGAGGCCAGTCAGTACTCCGCCGGGCTCAGTATGATCCCGCTCACCGTCGCGTTGATCATGCCGTGGCACCCGGCCTGGACGGCGGTGATGTGCGCCGGTGTACTGGCGGTCTATGCCCTCGGCGTGTTGGCGACCGGAACCGGGTTGGCCAATCAGGCGTTCCTCGACAACATCTCCACGGTCGCGGCCGCCAGCGGCATCGCCATCGCCACCACGGCGATGCGCGGGTGGCAGCGTTGGCGGGAGTTCCAACTGCGCTGGACGCTGGCCGAGGCGCACGATGCGCTGCGCGAGGGAGAAGTGAAATACAAAGTCGCGCTGGCGGCGGCCGAAGCCGCCAACCGCGCCAAAAGCGAGTTTCTCGCCAATATGAGTCACGAGATTCGTACGCCGATGAATGGCATCATCGGTATGACCGAACTGGCGCTGCAGACGACGTTGAACGCCGAGCAGCGCGAATATGTCCAAGTGGCCCGCGACTCCGCGGACACACTGCTCCACGTCATCAACGACATTCTCGATTTCTCGAAGATTGAAGCGCGCCGGCTCGAACTCTCCGCCGTCGCGTTCAATCTCCACGATACCCTGGTCAGCGCACTCCGCCCGTTCGAGGTGCGGGCGCGTGCGAAGGGCCTGGAGTTGATCTGTAGCGTGTCGCCCGACGTCGCCGACGCGCTCGTCGGTGATTCCTTGCGACTGCGGCAAGTCGTGGTGAACCTGGTCAGCAATGCGATCAAGTTCACTCAGCGAGGTCGGATCGTGATCGGGGTGGACGCGGAGCCGAACGCGACGGCATCAATCAGATTGCACTTCACCGTCGCCGATACCGGCATCGGCATCGAGCCTGATCAACAACACACGATCTTTGCCGCGTTTGCACAGGCCGACGGCTCGATCACCCGTCGCTACGGGGGTACCGGACTCGGCCTCGCCATTTCATCACAGCTCGTGGAGTTGATGGGCGGTCGCATTTGGGTGGAGAGCGAAGTTGGCAAGGGCAGCACGTTCCACTTCACGGCGGTGATGGGAATTCAGCTCGCCGGGTCCGCAACAGACGCAACAGCGGTCCCGACCGGCGGCACGCCGCTCGCCCCGATCCGCACCGGCCTCCGTTTCCTGCTCGCCGAAGACAACGCGGTGAACCAGAAGCTCGCGGTCCGCCTATTGGAGAAGCGTGGACATACGGTGGTCGTGGCCGACAACGGACGCTCCGCGGTCGACGCCTATCTGCGCGAGCCGTTCGATGCGGTCTTGATGGACGTACAAATGCCCGAAATGGACGGCCTCGAAGCCACCGCCGAGATTCGTCGACACGAGACCGCGCTTCGCCGGCCGCACATTCCGATCATCGCTATGACCGCCCATGCCATGAAGGGTGATGCGGAGCGCTGTCTCGCTGCCGGCATGGATGAATACGTTACCAAGCCGATCGACACCAAAAAACTATTTGAGACGATTGCGGTCCTGGTGTCGCCGTGCGCGCCGAAGGCGGCCGTTGAGCTTGCCCGAGCGGCCGCGCTGGATAGTCACAGCCCGGTGCTGGCGAACACCGGGTAG